Genomic segment of Methanocorpusculum vombati:
AAAAATCTTCACGCCTCAAACGTGAAGATCTCCTCAATGGTTGTATTAAAATATCTCGCCATACGGAACGCAAGCTCCAGCGACGGATCGTACTTGCCCTTCTCAATAGCAAGAATCGTCTGGCGGGTAACCCCGAGCGCCTGTGCAAGCCCCTCCTGCGTGAGATCATGCATGGCCCGATAGACCTTGATCTTATTCTTCATCGTCATCCCACTCCCCGAACTTGTGAGAGTAATAAATTCTGAATGCAACATAGATGAACAGCATCAGGACAAGCAGAAGAATCTGAATCACTCCGAATATCCCGAGATGCGAAATCGCAATCATCTCCGGCGGCGCCGGGAAGATATTGATGACCTCCATCGGGTCGGCAGTTACAGAGTAAACAACATCCGTTACATTCTGGTGAATCGTGAACGCAACCGAACCATCCACAGGTGGCTGGGTAAGGTTCATCGCATGAAGCACCCCGTTTCCGGCATCCTGCACGGAGTTTATTTTATGCGGTCCGGGGACGGAAACAATAAAATTCTGAAAACCTAAGGAAGCACTGAAAACATACACGACCGTTGCAAGATTTACCGAAAAAAAGCTGACCCAGAACGCTTTCAGCGTAGCTGACGCTGTCTTCATATCAATGAGATTCTGACGCTCGTCGGCATAGCAGTCCGTCACTTTCCTGCGCAGAACAAAATACAGCAGCGCTCCCGCAACAAAGCCCACACCGATAATGAACGGATTGGAAGCCTGAATGGACTCCCAGAAAAGCAGAACCTCAATGAGACCGATAATACCGATGATAATATAGAAGTTATTTTGTTTCATGACTGTCAACCCTGCCGAAACTCCCGCCACCATCTGCGGGGGATGTATGCAACCTTTTACATTATACAATTGTGTACAGGGATATTATATCTTTCTCATCTCGGAAGATACCTGGTTCAGAAAAAAAGAGAACTCATGTGGTATCAGCCGTCTCATGGGGGTTTCACCGGCTGATTACCATTTGGGTTTTCCTGTGGTGTGTGGTATGAATGGGTGTGTGTGTATGTGACTGATTCTTACCTGTTTGGATTTGGTGTGTTGTGTGTGCTGTTGTCTTTCTTGCTGAATGTTTTTTTCTGTACTTACTGTAGAGGAGGAATTTTCATCTATTTCCTGGAGGAAACGGGAATGACCAGCTCTTGTGCCGGGGGACACCATCCTGATCTCCCATCCCTTCAGTGTATAGTATATTTTACATTATGTAATATATAGTTTCCCGTAAGAACAGACATCCGCGACACTTATCACCCCTCCGGTACAACATAGAAAACAATTATGAGCATCCCCCAGAATCCTTTGCCGCAGCCGGAGTTTTTGCCGATGACGCCCAAGGAACTGAAGAAATGCGGGGTCATACAACCCGAT
This window contains:
- a CDS encoding DUF2178 domain-containing protein codes for the protein MKQNNFYIIIGIIGLIEVLLFWESIQASNPFIIGVGFVAGALLYFVLRRKVTDCYADERQNLIDMKTASATLKAFWVSFFSVNLATVVYVFSASLGFQNFIVSVPGPHKINSVQDAGNGVLHAMNLTQPPVDGSVAFTIHQNVTDVVYSVTADPMEVINIFPAPPEMIAISHLGIFGVIQILLLVLMLFIYVAFRIYYSHKFGEWDDDEE
- a CDS encoding helix-turn-helix transcriptional regulator — encoded protein: MTMKNKIKVYRAMHDLTQEGLAQALGVTRQTILAIEKGKYDPSLELAFRMARYFNTTIEEIFTFEA